One stretch of Streptomyces hygroscopicus DNA includes these proteins:
- a CDS encoding cinnamoyl ester hydrolase gives MLDLLANKWSALAIGALEDGPLRFGALQRRLQGISPKVLTQTLRRLEDAGLIERTVYPAVPLHVEYELSPLGHSASVPLRNLRLWVEDNLDLTTALAKPM, from the coding sequence ATGCTCGATCTGCTCGCGAACAAGTGGTCGGCGCTTGCCATCGGGGCTCTGGAGGACGGCCCTCTCCGGTTCGGCGCACTGCAGCGCCGCCTTCAGGGGATCAGCCCCAAGGTGCTCACCCAGACGCTGCGCCGCCTCGAAGACGCCGGTCTCATCGAGCGGACGGTCTACCCCGCCGTCCCGCTCCACGTGGAGTACGAGCTCTCTCCCCTGGGCCACAGCGCGTCCGTCCCGCTCAGGAACCTGCGCCTGTGGGTCGAGGACAACCTGGACCTCACCACCGCGCTCGCGAAGCCGATGTGA
- a CDS encoding MFS transporter: MVNPPAPDPDPAASPELVERAVTKFLRRVMPILVLMLVVNQMDRTNVGFVQDDLKADIGIGSAAYGLGAGLFFIGYALLEVPSNMLMERFGARVWLTRIMISWGAVTLAMCFMSGATSFYVLRFLLGIAEAGFFPGVMYYLTTWLPDSARGRASALFLGGSATAYIVTGPISGALLEMHGLGGFAGWRWMFALEGAISITVGIVAAFFLVSRIQDARWLTGEEKAALGAAVGRDREARSREPQVSRLRLVVHPQVALLTGVFFAMALTGYAITFWLPSLVDDIGGLSSFQIGLLTAIPWICAVIAMYTMSRYTDRMPDRRPYLAVVLVLSAIGTFLATLGSPWFGLAAVTLAAIGSKCAANLFWPLAQSTLDLRVTAAGLAVVNSLGNLGGFVSPTLFGYLEETTGSTNGGLYALSAASLLATVGVYFLRRGSGQGDAEAATPVPARTVSG, encoded by the coding sequence ATGGTGAATCCGCCCGCCCCCGACCCTGATCCGGCCGCCTCCCCGGAGCTCGTCGAACGGGCCGTGACCAAGTTTCTGCGGCGTGTGATGCCCATCTTGGTCCTCATGCTGGTGGTCAACCAGATGGACCGCACCAACGTCGGCTTCGTCCAGGACGACCTCAAGGCCGACATCGGCATCGGAAGCGCCGCCTACGGACTCGGCGCCGGTCTGTTCTTCATCGGCTACGCCCTGCTCGAAGTCCCCAGCAACATGCTGATGGAGCGCTTCGGCGCCCGCGTCTGGCTCACCCGGATCATGATCAGCTGGGGCGCGGTGACCCTCGCCATGTGCTTCATGTCCGGGGCCACCTCCTTCTACGTGCTGCGGTTCCTGCTGGGCATCGCGGAGGCGGGGTTCTTCCCCGGCGTCATGTACTACCTCACCACCTGGCTGCCGGACTCCGCCCGCGGCCGGGCCAGCGCCCTCTTCCTCGGTGGCTCCGCGACCGCCTACATCGTCACCGGCCCCATCAGCGGCGCACTGCTGGAAATGCACGGCCTGGGCGGATTCGCCGGCTGGCGCTGGATGTTCGCGCTGGAAGGCGCCATCTCGATCACCGTGGGCATCGTCGCCGCCTTCTTCCTCGTCTCACGGATCCAGGACGCCCGCTGGCTGACCGGCGAGGAGAAGGCCGCCCTCGGCGCGGCGGTCGGCCGGGACCGCGAGGCGCGCAGCCGCGAGCCGCAGGTGTCCCGGCTGCGCCTGGTGGTCCACCCCCAGGTGGCGCTGCTGACCGGCGTGTTCTTCGCCATGGCGCTGACCGGATACGCGATCACGTTCTGGCTGCCGAGCCTGGTCGACGACATCGGCGGGCTCTCGTCCTTCCAGATCGGGCTGCTCACGGCCATCCCGTGGATCTGCGCGGTGATCGCGATGTACACGATGAGCCGCTACACCGACCGCATGCCGGACCGGCGGCCCTACCTCGCCGTCGTCCTGGTGCTGTCCGCCATCGGCACCTTCCTCGCCACTCTCGGCTCCCCGTGGTTCGGCCTCGCGGCCGTCACCCTGGCCGCCATCGGCAGCAAATGCGCCGCCAACCTCTTCTGGCCGCTGGCCCAGTCCACGCTCGACCTCAGGGTCACGGCCGCGGGGCTCGCCGTCGTCAACTCCCTCGGCAACCTCGGGGGGTTCGTCTCCCCGACCCTCTTCGGCTACCTGGAGGAGACGACGGGCAGCACCAACGGCGGCCTCTACGCGCTCTCCGCGGCCTCGCTGCTCGCCACCGTCGGCGTGTACTTCCTGCGCCGCGGCAGCGGCCAGGGCGACGCCGAAGCGGCCACCCCCGTCCCCGCCCGGACCGTCTCCGGGTGA
- a CDS encoding LysR family transcriptional regulator, whose amino-acid sequence MDVRQLKALVTVAEVGSVTRAAELLHLVQPAVTRQIRTLEQELGVPLFERTRQGMRPTEAGAIMADRARRALNELERARAEVQPTPGVVTGIVTVGLLESTTDLLAEPLVSALARDHPGIELRLMTAYSGHLQQWLDDGDLDLTLLYNLAGTPSLNLRPLVRERLWAVAPPSEGLRGDRPVPFVRAAGHPLVMPAAGHALRSLIDGAAGRAAVEMDVVVQTNSMRVQKQLVRAGHGWTILPGLGIAEDVADGTLSAAPLCAPDVWRSIVLGTSRAGRTPPAVDAVARELLHQITSAVDQERWPSAQLHTRAAPTEET is encoded by the coding sequence TTGGACGTCAGACAACTCAAGGCACTCGTCACGGTCGCCGAGGTCGGCAGCGTCACCCGGGCCGCGGAGTTGCTCCATCTGGTCCAGCCCGCGGTCACCCGGCAGATCCGCACCCTGGAGCAGGAGCTGGGCGTCCCCCTCTTCGAGCGGACCCGGCAGGGCATGCGGCCCACCGAGGCCGGCGCGATCATGGCCGACCGCGCTCGCCGCGCCCTGAACGAGCTGGAGCGCGCCCGTGCCGAGGTCCAGCCGACCCCGGGCGTGGTGACCGGCATCGTCACCGTGGGCCTGCTGGAGAGCACCACCGATCTGCTGGCGGAGCCGCTGGTGTCCGCGCTCGCCCGGGACCACCCCGGAATCGAGCTGCGCCTGATGACGGCGTACTCCGGGCACCTCCAGCAATGGCTGGACGACGGCGACCTGGACCTCACGCTGCTCTACAACCTGGCGGGCACACCGTCGCTGAACCTCCGCCCCCTGGTGCGCGAGCGGCTGTGGGCGGTCGCGCCGCCGTCCGAGGGGCTGCGTGGCGATCGGCCCGTCCCCTTCGTGCGGGCCGCCGGGCATCCGCTGGTCATGCCCGCGGCCGGGCACGCCCTGCGCAGCCTGATCGACGGGGCCGCCGGACGGGCCGCGGTCGAGATGGACGTCGTCGTGCAGACCAACTCCATGCGGGTGCAGAAGCAACTCGTCCGGGCCGGGCACGGCTGGACGATCCTGCCGGGGCTGGGCATCGCCGAGGACGTGGCCGATGGCACACTCAGCGCGGCACCGCTGTGCGCACCCGACGTATGGCGCTCGATCGTCCTCGGGACGTCGAGAGCCGGGCGGACACCACCCGCGGTGGACGCCGTCGCCCGGGAACTGCTCCACCAGATCACCTCGGCCGTGGACCAGGAGCGGTGGCCCTCCGCCCAGCTGCACACGCGGGCCGCACCCACCGAAGAGACCTGA
- a CDS encoding ABC transporter, whose translation MASAVSSTTPPPAQRAGYRHLLRTPGAWTFLLPGFAARQPFAMLTISIVLLLRHTTGSYGLAGAVAAVTGVSMALFAPQSGKLADRHGQSAVLVPGVLLHAAAVALLTALALAHAPLWALIAAAVPTGASVPQVGPMVRARWAAALGDGAPGGPEPRSERRPLLATAAAFESVTDELTFVIGPVLATGLSTGVHPASGLIAEAALTLVGGLFFAAQRRTAPPLGAARADTRERPASALSVPGVRVLAVAFLGVGSVFGGMQVALTAFAQEHGQPALNGVLYGVFAAGNMLAGVACGAIAWRTSPRRRLLTSYAALTLICSTLWAVPAPLPLGGLGLLAGLCIAPALITGYTLVEALVPATSRTEAFTWLTGSVALGQAAAVTAAGQLADGFGASAAFTVPLVGTALALLTVVSLRARIAPRGVSTAIRHERRTADTHNGSLQTADAP comes from the coding sequence GTGGCATCCGCGGTCTCCAGCACCACCCCTCCCCCCGCACAGCGCGCCGGCTACCGGCACCTGCTGCGCACACCGGGCGCATGGACCTTCCTGCTGCCCGGCTTCGCCGCCCGGCAGCCGTTCGCGATGCTGACGATCAGCATCGTGCTGCTGCTGCGCCACACCACCGGGTCGTACGGGCTCGCCGGTGCGGTCGCGGCCGTCACCGGCGTGTCCATGGCGCTGTTCGCGCCCCAGAGCGGCAAGCTGGCCGACCGCCACGGGCAGAGCGCGGTCCTGGTGCCGGGTGTGCTGCTCCACGCGGCGGCCGTCGCCCTGCTGACGGCGCTCGCCCTGGCCCACGCGCCACTGTGGGCGCTGATCGCCGCCGCGGTGCCGACGGGCGCTTCCGTCCCGCAGGTCGGGCCCATGGTGCGGGCCCGCTGGGCGGCTGCCCTCGGGGACGGCGCCCCGGGCGGGCCCGAGCCGCGTTCGGAACGCCGGCCGCTGCTGGCGACCGCGGCCGCGTTCGAGTCCGTGACGGACGAGCTGACGTTCGTCATCGGCCCCGTGCTCGCGACCGGTTTGAGCACCGGTGTGCACCCGGCGTCCGGCCTGATCGCGGAGGCGGCGCTGACGCTGGTGGGCGGACTGTTCTTCGCGGCCCAGCGCCGTACCGCGCCGCCGCTGGGCGCGGCGCGGGCGGACACCCGGGAGCGGCCCGCCTCGGCCCTGTCCGTACCGGGCGTGCGGGTCCTGGCCGTGGCCTTCCTGGGCGTCGGCTCGGTCTTCGGCGGGATGCAGGTCGCCCTGACCGCCTTCGCCCAGGAACACGGCCAGCCGGCCCTCAACGGTGTGCTGTACGGCGTCTTCGCGGCGGGCAACATGCTCGCGGGCGTGGCCTGTGGCGCCATCGCCTGGCGCACCTCCCCCCGGCGGCGGCTGCTGACCTCCTACGCCGCGCTGACGCTGATCTGCTCAACGCTGTGGGCGGTGCCCGCGCCGCTGCCGCTGGGCGGGCTGGGGCTGCTGGCGGGCCTGTGCATCGCACCGGCGCTGATCACCGGATACACCCTGGTGGAGGCCCTGGTCCCGGCCACGTCCCGGACCGAGGCGTTCACCTGGCTGACCGGCTCGGTCGCGCTGGGGCAGGCCGCGGCGGTGACGGCGGCCGGACAGCTGGCGGACGGTTTCGGCGCGAGCGCCGCCTTCACGGTGCCGCTGGTCGGCACGGCACTGGCCCTGCTGACGGTGGTGTCCCTGCGCGCCCGGATCGCACCGCGCGGCGTCTCCACGGCGATACGCCATGAGCGGCGGACCGCCGACACGCACAACGGGTCGCTCCAGACGGCGGACGCCCCCTGA
- a CDS encoding thioesterase, producing the protein MFPPEEKSPLTTDSYYEPIDEHRYKPTAHVSGAWNTDEQHFSPLGGLIVHAIDRHLATRPHTGLLLSRISFDILGRLALDECEIRVETVRPGRTIELIEAVVLIADRPVVRARAWLLAAVDTAAVAGGAGDRLTPPEKLAPWSMGSLWPGGYIASLDSRPLAPPRPGRATVWVSTPLTLVAGQTSTPLASYIALVDTANGIAVRQPPTAWMFPNVDLTLHLHRQPEGGWAGLDTTVTFGPTGQGITSTVLHDLRGPIGHAQQILTVRPLPGA; encoded by the coding sequence ATGTTCCCGCCCGAGGAGAAGTCCCCGTTGACGACCGACAGCTACTACGAGCCGATCGATGAGCACCGCTACAAGCCCACCGCACACGTCAGTGGCGCCTGGAACACCGACGAACAGCACTTCAGCCCGCTCGGCGGTCTCATCGTCCACGCCATCGACCGCCATCTCGCCACCCGGCCGCACACCGGGCTGCTGCTCAGCCGGATCAGCTTCGACATCCTCGGGCGCCTCGCCCTCGACGAGTGCGAGATCCGGGTGGAGACCGTCCGGCCCGGCCGCACCATCGAACTCATCGAGGCCGTCGTGCTCATCGCCGACCGCCCCGTGGTCCGGGCCCGTGCGTGGCTCCTCGCCGCCGTGGACACCGCGGCCGTCGCCGGTGGCGCCGGGGACCGGCTCACCCCTCCCGAGAAGCTCGCCCCCTGGTCGATGGGCTCCCTGTGGCCCGGCGGGTACATCGCCTCCCTGGACTCCCGTCCGCTCGCGCCACCCCGGCCGGGCCGGGCGACCGTCTGGGTCTCCACCCCGCTCACCCTCGTGGCCGGGCAGACCAGCACCCCGCTGGCCTCGTACATCGCGCTCGTCGACACCGCCAACGGGATCGCCGTACGACAGCCGCCCACCGCCTGGATGTTCCCCAACGTCGACCTGACCCTCCACCTCCACCGCCAGCCCGAGGGCGGCTGGGCCGGGCTGGACACCACGGTCACCTTCGGTCCTACCGGCCAGGGCATCACCAGCACCGTGCTGCACGACCTGCGCGGTCCGATCGGACACGCCCAGCAGATCCTCACCGTCCGCCCCCTGCCCGGCGCCTGA
- a CDS encoding glucarate dehydratase translates to MFDGAPLRITDVTITPVAFRDPALLNSVGVHEPFALRSIVQIHTDAGLTGLGETYADELHLERLVAVGHEIVGLDAFATEELHQRVQRVIERVGGAGGSGLTGMITTSSTVDRVASPFEVALLDIQGKAVGRPVCDLLGGAVRSAVPFSAYLFYKWAAHPGQEPDSWGEALDPDAIVAQARRMVDDYGFTAIKLKGGVRPPEEEIEAIRALRRAFPDHPLRLDPNAVWTTQTSVKVGRALDGVLEYLEDPTPGIDGMAAVAREVPMPLATNMCVVAFDELAPAVAAGAVQVVLSDHHYWGGLRRSKLLSGICDTFGMGLSMHSNSHLGISLAAMTHLAAATPNLTYACDTHWPWRTEDVIVDGALTFTDGSVPVPTAPGLGVELDPDALARLHEQYVHCGQRNRDDTGYMRRFDPSFQADLARW, encoded by the coding sequence ATGTTTGACGGAGCACCCCTGCGCATCACGGATGTCACCATCACCCCCGTCGCCTTCCGCGACCCGGCCCTGCTCAACTCCGTCGGCGTCCACGAGCCCTTCGCGCTCCGCTCGATCGTGCAGATCCACACCGACGCGGGTCTGACCGGGCTCGGCGAGACCTACGCGGACGAGCTCCACCTGGAGCGCCTCGTGGCCGTCGGGCACGAGATCGTCGGGCTGGACGCCTTCGCCACCGAGGAGCTGCACCAGCGCGTCCAGCGGGTCATCGAGCGGGTGGGCGGCGCCGGTGGCTCCGGGCTCACCGGCATGATCACCACCAGCAGCACCGTCGACCGGGTCGCCTCCCCGTTCGAGGTGGCACTCCTGGACATCCAGGGCAAGGCCGTCGGGCGCCCGGTGTGCGACCTGCTCGGCGGCGCCGTGCGGTCCGCGGTCCCGTTCAGCGCCTACCTCTTCTACAAGTGGGCCGCCCACCCCGGCCAGGAGCCGGACTCCTGGGGCGAGGCCCTCGACCCCGACGCCATCGTGGCGCAGGCCCGGCGGATGGTGGACGACTACGGCTTCACCGCGATCAAGCTGAAGGGCGGCGTCAGGCCCCCGGAGGAGGAGATCGAGGCGATACGGGCGCTGCGCCGCGCCTTCCCCGACCATCCGCTGCGCCTGGACCCCAATGCCGTCTGGACGACACAGACGTCGGTGAAGGTCGGGCGCGCGCTCGACGGCGTGCTGGAGTACCTGGAGGATCCCACCCCCGGGATCGACGGCATGGCCGCGGTCGCCCGCGAGGTCCCCATGCCGCTGGCCACCAACATGTGCGTGGTCGCCTTCGACGAGCTGGCCCCCGCGGTGGCCGCCGGCGCCGTCCAGGTCGTCCTCTCCGACCACCACTACTGGGGCGGCCTGCGCCGTTCCAAGCTGCTCTCCGGTATCTGCGACACCTTCGGCATGGGCCTGTCCATGCACTCGAACTCGCATCTGGGGATCAGCCTGGCCGCGATGACCCACCTGGCCGCGGCCACCCCGAACCTCACCTACGCCTGCGACACCCACTGGCCCTGGAGGACCGAGGACGTGATCGTGGACGGCGCGCTGACGTTCACCGACGGCTCGGTGCCCGTGCCGACCGCCCCCGGCCTCGGTGTGGAACTGGACCCCGACGCCCTGGCGCGGCTGCACGAGCAGTACGTCCACTGCGGACAGCGCAACCGCGATGACACCGGGTACATGCGGCGCTTCGACCCGTCCTTCCAGGCCGACCTCGCCCGCTGGTAG
- a CDS encoding NIPSNAP family containing protein, with protein sequence MFYEIRRYQIRPGHREEWVSFFEEVIVPFQESKGMNVIASFIDEEDPDGYVWMRRFADEAERERLYAAVYQSERWQQEIGPRVEELMFREKIQVTRAVPTPASGLR encoded by the coding sequence ATGTTCTACGAGATCCGCCGCTACCAGATCAGGCCCGGCCACCGGGAGGAATGGGTCAGCTTCTTCGAAGAGGTGATCGTCCCCTTCCAGGAGTCGAAGGGGATGAACGTCATCGCCTCGTTCATCGACGAGGAGGATCCCGACGGCTACGTGTGGATGCGGCGCTTCGCCGACGAGGCGGAGCGGGAGCGGCTGTACGCGGCGGTCTACCAGAGCGAGCGGTGGCAGCAGGAGATCGGCCCGCGGGTCGAGGAACTGATGTTCCGAGAGAAGATCCAGGTCACGCGCGCCGTGCCCACACCGGCTTCCGGTCTTCGCTGA
- a CDS encoding alpha/beta hydrolase, which translates to MASTDVHQQVSGHARALDGTLLAYQHHGTGRPPLVLLAGQANNHHWWDGIRADFHATHTTLTMDWRGTGESEKPDHPYSTPGFADDVIAVLDQLGIERADLYGTSMGGRVAQWVAARHPHRIRRLVLGCTSPGGPHATERDMAVRRSLAQTDARAANEALIDLMYTPAWRSAHPGPYTTLGAPGMPPHARRGHLVASNQHDAWDALPLITAPTLILHGADDRLTPAANAPLLASRIPQARTHIFEGARHGYFQECRPAAATIVSSFLAEEPFLV; encoded by the coding sequence ATGGCAAGCACCGACGTCCATCAACAGGTCAGCGGCCACGCCCGTGCGCTGGACGGCACCCTCCTCGCCTATCAGCACCACGGCACCGGACGACCCCCGCTGGTGCTCCTGGCGGGCCAGGCCAACAACCACCACTGGTGGGACGGCATACGGGCGGACTTCCACGCCACCCACACCACCCTCACCATGGACTGGCGTGGCACGGGGGAGAGCGAAAAGCCCGACCACCCGTACTCGACGCCGGGCTTCGCCGACGATGTGATCGCCGTCCTCGACCAGTTGGGCATCGAGCGCGCCGATCTGTACGGGACCTCCATGGGAGGGCGGGTCGCCCAGTGGGTCGCCGCCCGCCATCCGCACCGGATCCGGCGGCTCGTCCTCGGCTGCACCTCGCCCGGCGGGCCCCATGCGACGGAGCGCGACATGGCGGTGCGGCGCTCCCTGGCCCAGACCGACGCGCGGGCGGCGAACGAGGCGCTGATCGACCTGATGTACACCCCGGCCTGGCGGTCCGCACACCCCGGGCCCTATACGACCCTCGGCGCCCCCGGCATGCCCCCGCACGCCCGGCGAGGCCACCTGGTGGCCAGCAATCAACACGACGCCTGGGACGCCCTCCCGCTGATCACCGCGCCCACCCTGATCCTGCACGGCGCGGACGACCGGCTCACCCCGGCGGCCAACGCGCCGCTGCTCGCCTCGCGCATCCCCCAGGCGCGTACGCACATCTTCGAGGGCGCGCGGCACGGTTATTTCCAGGAGTGCCGCCCGGCGGCGGCGACGATCGTGTCGTCGTTCCTGGCGGAGGAGCCCTTCCTGGTCTGA
- a CDS encoding NADPH:quinone reductase → MARSMMRAVVQDALGGPEVLRVAEVPRPEPLPTEVLVRVHAAGINPVDWKTRQGGGMAGVLGEPPFTLGWDVSGVVEEVGFGVTTLAPGDEVYGMPWFPRQAGGYAEFVTAPARQFARKPATLSHEEAAAVPLAALTAWQIVVDTAHVTAGQRVLVHAAAGGVGHFAVQFARHLGARVAGTARESRHAWLGRLGAAELVDYTAQRFEDTVEDVDVVIDLLGEEHDATSTRSLRVLRKGGLLVAVPSGVSPEVQQAADARGMRTSAFLVEPDGAALTTIAALIDKGEVAVEVEEVFPLEEAARAHRQGEDGHTRGKLVLRVGA, encoded by the coding sequence GTGGCCAGGTCCATGATGCGTGCGGTGGTGCAGGACGCGCTCGGCGGCCCGGAGGTGCTGCGGGTCGCGGAGGTCCCGCGGCCGGAGCCGCTGCCCACCGAGGTGCTGGTGCGGGTGCACGCCGCCGGTATCAACCCGGTCGACTGGAAGACCCGTCAGGGCGGCGGTATGGCGGGTGTGCTCGGCGAGCCGCCGTTCACCCTGGGCTGGGATGTCTCCGGTGTGGTCGAGGAAGTCGGATTCGGGGTGACCACGCTGGCCCCCGGCGACGAGGTGTACGGCATGCCGTGGTTCCCCCGTCAGGCCGGTGGCTACGCCGAGTTCGTCACGGCTCCGGCCCGCCAGTTCGCCCGTAAGCCGGCCACCTTGAGCCATGAGGAGGCGGCCGCCGTGCCGCTGGCGGCGCTGACGGCCTGGCAGATCGTGGTGGACACCGCGCATGTGACGGCCGGGCAGCGGGTTCTGGTGCACGCCGCCGCCGGTGGCGTCGGGCACTTCGCCGTCCAGTTCGCACGGCACCTGGGGGCGCGGGTGGCGGGGACCGCCCGGGAGAGCCGGCACGCATGGCTCGGCCGGCTCGGGGCGGCGGAGCTGGTCGACTACACCGCGCAGCGCTTCGAGGACACGGTCGAGGACGTCGATGTGGTGATCGACCTCCTGGGCGAGGAGCACGACGCCACCAGCACCCGTTCCCTGAGGGTGCTCAGGAAGGGCGGACTGCTGGTGGCCGTCCCCAGTGGCGTCAGCCCCGAGGTGCAGCAGGCCGCCGACGCCCGTGGGATGCGCACCAGCGCCTTCCTCGTCGAGCCGGACGGTGCCGCCCTCACCACGATCGCCGCACTCATCGACAAGGGTGAGGTCGCGGTCGAGGTCGAGGAGGTCTTCCCGCTGGAGGAGGCCGCTCGCGCCCACCGCCAGGGGGAGGACGGCCACACCCGCGGCAAGCTGGTCCTCCGCGTCGGCGCCTGA
- a CDS encoding polyisoprenoid-binding protein: MNLFSRSTSRRAVADAAPAVTPARAASGAVAVPDTGLAALTGEWIVDPAHSRIGFSVRHAMVSTVRGAFTEFESRLYFDGRDPRRSRAEVLLSTASVQTGVEQRDDHLMGRDFLDARTYPHIRFASTAVDVAGPDVYRMIGDLTIRDITRPVVLELTYIGYVTDPFGYQRAGFDGTTTINRSEWGLTYNARLAEGGALVSEKVRLQFDIAAIRTVPAA, translated from the coding sequence ATGAACCTGTTCAGCCGCAGTACCTCCCGTCGCGCGGTCGCCGACGCCGCACCGGCGGTCACCCCTGCCCGGGCGGCGTCCGGCGCCGTCGCCGTGCCGGATACCGGCCTCGCGGCTCTCACCGGAGAGTGGATCGTCGATCCGGCCCACAGCCGGATCGGTTTCTCCGTCCGGCACGCCATGGTGAGCACGGTACGTGGCGCCTTCACGGAATTCGAAAGCCGCCTCTACTTCGACGGCCGTGACCCGCGCCGTTCCCGGGCCGAGGTCCTGCTGTCCACCGCCAGTGTCCAGACCGGTGTCGAGCAGCGCGACGACCACTTGATGGGCCGCGACTTCCTGGACGCCAGAACCTACCCCCACATCCGGTTCGCGAGTACCGCCGTGGACGTCGCGGGCCCGGACGTCTACCGCATGATCGGGGACCTCACGATCAGAGACATCACCCGCCCCGTCGTCCTGGAACTCACCTATATCGGGTACGTCACGGACCCCTTCGGCTACCAGCGGGCGGGCTTCGACGGCACCACCACCATCAACCGCTCCGAATGGGGCCTGACCTACAACGCCCGACTGGCCGAGGGCGGCGCGCTGGTGAGCGAGAAGGTCCGCCTCCAGTTCGACATCGCCGCCATCCGCACCGTCCCCGCCGCCTGA
- a CDS encoding dehydratase, which produces MRPTPPPLSSYVASWAPGPVTAEDALPVGPVAALSAVLDLSEAVAKDGEPLPPLWHWLYFLHWPAQRELGADGHPGNGHFLPPIPHRQRMIAGGRCEITEPLRLGEPAERVSSLGTVTAKHGSTGELLFVTERRELRQRGRTCLVEEQDIVYRSGRGSVRHHPAALDESAAPDPDGTWQLPLHPDPTLLFRFSALTANAHRIHYDTPYAQGEEGYPGPVVHGPLLALLMLELVRRHAPARQVASLSYRLRRPLFAGEHLLASGTPSGSGTDLRIATHREARHATAEVTFA; this is translated from the coding sequence ATGCGACCCACCCCGCCCCCGCTCAGCTCGTACGTCGCGTCCTGGGCCCCGGGACCGGTCACGGCCGAGGACGCACTGCCCGTCGGCCCCGTCGCGGCCCTGTCGGCGGTCCTCGACCTGTCCGAGGCCGTGGCGAAGGACGGTGAGCCCCTGCCACCGCTGTGGCACTGGCTCTACTTCCTGCACTGGCCCGCCCAGCGGGAGCTCGGAGCCGACGGACACCCCGGGAACGGACACTTCCTGCCGCCCATCCCGCACCGGCAGCGGATGATCGCCGGAGGACGGTGCGAGATCACCGAGCCGCTGCGCCTCGGTGAGCCGGCCGAGCGCGTCAGCAGCCTGGGCACGGTGACGGCCAAACACGGGAGCACGGGGGAGCTGCTGTTCGTCACCGAGCGCCGGGAGCTTCGCCAGCGTGGCCGGACCTGCCTCGTCGAGGAGCAGGACATCGTCTACCGGTCGGGGCGCGGCTCCGTGCGCCACCACCCGGCCGCCCTCGACGAGTCCGCCGCCCCCGACCCCGACGGGACGTGGCAGCTCCCGCTGCACCCGGATCCGACACTGCTGTTCCGGTTCAGCGCGCTCACCGCCAACGCCCACCGCATCCACTACGACACGCCGTACGCGCAAGGGGAGGAGGGCTACCCGGGTCCCGTCGTCCACGGTCCGCTGCTGGCCCTGCTCATGCTCGAACTCGTCCGCCGCCACGCCCCGGCGCGGCAGGTGGCCTCGCTGTCCTATCGCCTGCGGCGCCCGCTGTTCGCCGGGGAACACCTCCTGGCGTCCGGCACACCCTCCGGCAGCGGCACCGACCTGCGCATCGCCACCCACCGGGAGGCCCGGCACGCCACGGCGGAGGTGACATTCGCGTGA